A window from Carassius gibelio isolate Cgi1373 ecotype wild population from Czech Republic chromosome B3, carGib1.2-hapl.c, whole genome shotgun sequence encodes these proteins:
- the LOC127952126 gene encoding growth arrest and DNA damage-inducible proteins-interacting protein 1-like, giving the protein MSTLRPSPVYLCCPDLNSELAVHHVRKAIHKSPYGAKFKVEFVLICLLKLAWTINKNRKGEFSRYGGSSGGYPDKLWPSHSRLQELAAEERERHPPMEVMLDNIAARERERERERESREKIIAANMAKMSKMIADWKKLKKEAKQKQREEEIKRDKLLAEVREQFGYALDPPSAKFKEMFGEIEKEKKKRKLLKSRKREEEQGTVAAESRQQILLYSATVTYCKIGYFVSLESEKLIPR; this is encoded by the exons ATGTCAACACTCAGGCCGTCCCCAGTCTATCTGTGCTGTCCTGATCTGAACTCTGAGCTGGCTGTCCACCACGTGAGGAAAGCCATCCACAAATCACCTTATGGAGCG AAATTCAAAGTGGAGTTTGTGCTCATCTGCTTGCTGAAGCTGGCGTGGACCATTAATAAGAACAGAA AGGGCGAATTTAGCCGCTATGGAGGCTCGTCTGGAGGTTACCCGGACAAACTCTGGCCATCTCACTCCCGGCTGCAGGAGCTGGCGGccgaggagagagagaggcaccCTCCGATGGAGGTGATGCTAGACAACATCgcggccagagagagagagagagagagagagagagagag CAGAGAGAAGATAATTGCCGCAAACATGGCCAAAATGTCCAAGATGATCGCCGACTGGAAAAAGCTGAAAAAGGAGGCAAAACAGAAGCAACGAGAGGAGGAAATCAAGCGAGACAAACTGCTGGCCGAGGTGAGAGAGCAATTCGGTTATGCACTGGACCCCCCAAGTGCCAAGTTCAAAGAGATGTTTGGTGAAatagagaaagagaagaagaagagaaaactcCTGAAAAGCAGGAAGAGAGAGGAAGAGCAGGGAACAGTGGCAGCCGAGTCCAGACAACAAATACTTTTATACAGTGCTACTGTAACATATTGTAAAATTGGTTACTTTGTAAGTTTGGAAAGTGAAAAACTGATTCCTCGTTAA
- the zgc:158403 gene encoding tetratricopeptide repeat protein 39A isoform X2, producing MSTGKNAPATTNSRQMSLQASLDECMEALDLFLNNHFNESLDKLRPRAKESMYHALIYATVLEMQAMMTFQQDDIVHAGNTMKRAQEVCQRFRRKSGGLGSRGANDDLSEEQLHAEVCYAECLLHRAALTFLQDENMVSFIKGGIKIRNSYLIYKELSAFVQSDTAFKGPNHKHLEGGVSFGIGAFNLTLSLFPARILKLLEFAGFSGDKEFGISQLYTGATSHTLRSMLCALLLLCFYTFLSFILGTGEGEVEEAERLLKPFRLRYPRGAIFLFFAGRAEEIKGNIDEAVALFEDGCKAQQAWKQFHHMCYWELMWCFTFKKHWKMAYFYADLLSQESRWSKAMYVYMKAAYLSMLPDTESRPFGDNEVDLFRQVPTYRQKIAGKSPPTEKFAIRKARRYKASNPIRLPVPVLEMMYMWNGFSMISKQPELTEGMMETLVEAERTLQAAPENEYSVDDTCVILLLKGLCLKNQGQTQAAEDCFKQVYSSEKKVKFDHYLVPNALLEMSLLYIDTGRKEQAIHLLQKAKKNYKEYSMESRTQFRVHAALTKLKADTNDQDEITTL from the exons ATGTCCACTGGGAAAAATGCACCTGCTACAACAAA ctcCAGACAGATGTCCCTACAGGCCAGTCTCGACGAATGCATGGAGGCCTTGGATCTGTTCCTCAACAACCACTTCAATGAGAGTTTGGACAAACTACGGCCACG GGCTAAGGAGAGCATGTATCACGCTCTGATCTATGCCACGGTGTTAGAGATGCAGGCCATGATGACCTTCCAACAAGACGACATAGTGCATGCTGGGAACACGATGAAGAGGGCTCAGGAGGTGTGCCAGAG GTTCCGTAGGAAGTCTGGTGGTCTTGGGAGCCGAGGAGCAAATGATGATCTTTCAGAAG AGCAGCTCCATGCTGAAGTGTGTTACGCCGAGTGTTTACTGCACCGAGCCGCTCTCACATTCTTACAG GATGAGAATATGGTTAGTTTTATTAAAGGAGGAATCAAAATACGGAACAGTTACCTCATATACAA GGAGCTAAGCGCATTCGTCCAATCAGACACCGCTTTCAAAGGACCGAACCACAAGCATTTAGAGGGCGGAGTCTCTTTTGGGATTGGGGCTTTCAATTTG ACTCTTTCACTGTTTCCTGCCCGGATACTAAAACTGCTAGAGTTTGCTGGCTTTTCTGGagacaag gaattTGGCATCTCTCAGCTGTACACGGGTGCCACCTCTCATACCCTGCGCTCCATGCTGTGCGCCCTCCTCCTGCTTTGTTTCTACACCTTCCTCTCCTTTATTTTAG GTACTGGAGAGGGGGAGGTGGAAGAGGCAGAGCGACTATTGAAGCCATTTCGACTGCGATACCCACGG GGAGCGATTTTCCTCTTCTTTGCAGGTCGAGCCGAAGAAATAAAGGGCAACATTGAtgag GCGGTGGCGCTGTTTGAGGACGGCTGTAAGGCCCAGCAGGCCTGGAAACAGTTTCATCACATGTGCTACTGGGAGCTGATGTGGTGCTTCACATTTAAGAAGCACTGGAAGATGGCGTATTTCTACGCAGACCTGCTCAGCCAGGAGAGCCGCTGGTCTAAG gccATGTACGTGTACATGAAGGCAGCTTATCTCAGCATGCTTCCAGACACAGAATCAAGGCCGTTTGGGGATAATGAAGTGGATCTCTTTAG ACAGGTACCAACATACAGACAGAAGATAGCAGGTAAATCTCCACCCACAGAGAAGTTTGCCATTCGTAAAGCGAGACGGTACAAAGCTAGCAATCCAATCAGACTTCCTGTGCCTGTGCTT GAGATGATGTACATGTGGAATGGTTTCTCCATGATCAGCAAACAGCCTGAGCTGACGGAGGGCATGATGGAGACGCTGGTAGAAGCAGAGCGCACCCTTCAGGCAGCTCCAG AGAATGAGTACTCTGTGGATGACACGTGTGTGATCCTGCTTCTGAAAGGCCTGTGTCTGAAGAACCAAGGCCAGACGCAGGCGGCAGAGGACTGTTTCAAACAGGTTTACAGCAG TGAAAAGAAGGTGAAGTTTGATCATTACCTGGTTCCTAACGCTCTGCTGGAGATGAGTCTCCTGTACATCGACACGGGGAGGAAAGAGCAAGCCATCCATCTACTGCAGAAAGCCAA GAAAAACTACAAGGAGTACTCAATGGAGTCTCGTACACAGTTCAGGGTCCACGCGGCCCTCACTAAACTTAAAGCTGACACCAATGACCAAGATGAAATAACAACATTGTGA
- the zgc:158403 gene encoding tetratricopeptide repeat protein 39A isoform X1, with protein sequence MHLLQQTPDRCPYRPVSTNAWRPWICSSTTTSMRVWTNYGHGERSLSVFTSFSSPPVSVAKESMYHALIYATVLEMQAMMTFQQDDIVHAGNTMKRAQEVCQRFRRKSGGLGSRGANDDLSEEQLHAEVCYAECLLHRAALTFLQDENMVSFIKGGIKIRNSYLIYKELSAFVQSDTAFKGPNHKHLEGGVSFGIGAFNLTLSLFPARILKLLEFAGFSGDKEFGISQLYTGATSHTLRSMLCALLLLCFYTFLSFILGTGEGEVEEAERLLKPFRLRYPRGAIFLFFAGRAEEIKGNIDEAVALFEDGCKAQQAWKQFHHMCYWELMWCFTFKKHWKMAYFYADLLSQESRWSKAMYVYMKAAYLSMLPDTESRPFGDNEVDLFRQVPTYRQKIAGKSPPTEKFAIRKARRYKASNPIRLPVPVLEMMYMWNGFSMISKQPELTEGMMETLVEAERTLQAAPENEYSVDDTCVILLLKGLCLKNQGQTQAAEDCFKQVYSSEKKVKFDHYLVPNALLEMSLLYIDTGRKEQAIHLLQKAKKNYKEYSMESRTQFRVHAALTKLKADTNDQDEITTL encoded by the exons ATGCACCTGCTACAACAAA ctcCAGACAGATGTCCCTACAGGCCAGTCTCGACGAATGCATGGAGGCCTTGGATCTGTTCCTCAACAACCACTTCAATGAGAGTTTGGACAAACTACGGCCACGGTGAGAGGAGTCTTTCTGTCTTCACCAGTTTCTCCTCCCCTCCAGTATCTGT GGCTAAGGAGAGCATGTATCACGCTCTGATCTATGCCACGGTGTTAGAGATGCAGGCCATGATGACCTTCCAACAAGACGACATAGTGCATGCTGGGAACACGATGAAGAGGGCTCAGGAGGTGTGCCAGAG GTTCCGTAGGAAGTCTGGTGGTCTTGGGAGCCGAGGAGCAAATGATGATCTTTCAGAAG AGCAGCTCCATGCTGAAGTGTGTTACGCCGAGTGTTTACTGCACCGAGCCGCTCTCACATTCTTACAG GATGAGAATATGGTTAGTTTTATTAAAGGAGGAATCAAAATACGGAACAGTTACCTCATATACAA GGAGCTAAGCGCATTCGTCCAATCAGACACCGCTTTCAAAGGACCGAACCACAAGCATTTAGAGGGCGGAGTCTCTTTTGGGATTGGGGCTTTCAATTTG ACTCTTTCACTGTTTCCTGCCCGGATACTAAAACTGCTAGAGTTTGCTGGCTTTTCTGGagacaag gaattTGGCATCTCTCAGCTGTACACGGGTGCCACCTCTCATACCCTGCGCTCCATGCTGTGCGCCCTCCTCCTGCTTTGTTTCTACACCTTCCTCTCCTTTATTTTAG GTACTGGAGAGGGGGAGGTGGAAGAGGCAGAGCGACTATTGAAGCCATTTCGACTGCGATACCCACGG GGAGCGATTTTCCTCTTCTTTGCAGGTCGAGCCGAAGAAATAAAGGGCAACATTGAtgag GCGGTGGCGCTGTTTGAGGACGGCTGTAAGGCCCAGCAGGCCTGGAAACAGTTTCATCACATGTGCTACTGGGAGCTGATGTGGTGCTTCACATTTAAGAAGCACTGGAAGATGGCGTATTTCTACGCAGACCTGCTCAGCCAGGAGAGCCGCTGGTCTAAG gccATGTACGTGTACATGAAGGCAGCTTATCTCAGCATGCTTCCAGACACAGAATCAAGGCCGTTTGGGGATAATGAAGTGGATCTCTTTAG ACAGGTACCAACATACAGACAGAAGATAGCAGGTAAATCTCCACCCACAGAGAAGTTTGCCATTCGTAAAGCGAGACGGTACAAAGCTAGCAATCCAATCAGACTTCCTGTGCCTGTGCTT GAGATGATGTACATGTGGAATGGTTTCTCCATGATCAGCAAACAGCCTGAGCTGACGGAGGGCATGATGGAGACGCTGGTAGAAGCAGAGCGCACCCTTCAGGCAGCTCCAG AGAATGAGTACTCTGTGGATGACACGTGTGTGATCCTGCTTCTGAAAGGCCTGTGTCTGAAGAACCAAGGCCAGACGCAGGCGGCAGAGGACTGTTTCAAACAGGTTTACAGCAG TGAAAAGAAGGTGAAGTTTGATCATTACCTGGTTCCTAACGCTCTGCTGGAGATGAGTCTCCTGTACATCGACACGGGGAGGAAAGAGCAAGCCATCCATCTACTGCAGAAAGCCAA GAAAAACTACAAGGAGTACTCAATGGAGTCTCGTACACAGTTCAGGGTCCACGCGGCCCTCACTAAACTTAAAGCTGACACCAATGACCAAGATGAAATAACAACATTGTGA
- the zgc:158403 gene encoding tetratricopeptide repeat protein 39A isoform X3, whose product MHLLQQTPDRCPYRPVSTNAWRPWICSSTTTSMRVWTNYGHGERSLSVFTSFSSPPVSVAKESMYHALIYATVLEMQAMMTFQQDDIVHAGNTMKRAQEVCQRFRRKSGGLGSRGANDDLSEEQLHAEVCYAECLLHRAALTFLQDENMVSFIKGGIKIRNSYLIYKELSAFVQSDTAFKGPNHKHLEGGVSFGIGAFNLTLSLFPARILKLLEFAGFSGDKEFGISQLYTGATSHTLRSMLCALLLLCFYTFLSFILGTGEGEVEEAERLLKPFRLRYPRGAIFLFFAGRAEEIKGNIDEAVALFEDGCKAQQAWKQFHHMCYWELMWCFTFKKHWKMAYFYADLLSQESRWSKAMYVYMKAAYLSMLPDTESRPFGDNEVDLFRQVPTYRQKIAGKSPPTEKFAIRKARRYKASNPIRLPVPVLEMMYMWNGFSMISKQPELTEGMMETLVEAERTLQAAPENEYSVDDTCVILLLKGLCLKNQGQTQAAEDCFKQ is encoded by the exons ATGCACCTGCTACAACAAA ctcCAGACAGATGTCCCTACAGGCCAGTCTCGACGAATGCATGGAGGCCTTGGATCTGTTCCTCAACAACCACTTCAATGAGAGTTTGGACAAACTACGGCCACGGTGAGAGGAGTCTTTCTGTCTTCACCAGTTTCTCCTCCCCTCCAGTATCTGT GGCTAAGGAGAGCATGTATCACGCTCTGATCTATGCCACGGTGTTAGAGATGCAGGCCATGATGACCTTCCAACAAGACGACATAGTGCATGCTGGGAACACGATGAAGAGGGCTCAGGAGGTGTGCCAGAG GTTCCGTAGGAAGTCTGGTGGTCTTGGGAGCCGAGGAGCAAATGATGATCTTTCAGAAG AGCAGCTCCATGCTGAAGTGTGTTACGCCGAGTGTTTACTGCACCGAGCCGCTCTCACATTCTTACAG GATGAGAATATGGTTAGTTTTATTAAAGGAGGAATCAAAATACGGAACAGTTACCTCATATACAA GGAGCTAAGCGCATTCGTCCAATCAGACACCGCTTTCAAAGGACCGAACCACAAGCATTTAGAGGGCGGAGTCTCTTTTGGGATTGGGGCTTTCAATTTG ACTCTTTCACTGTTTCCTGCCCGGATACTAAAACTGCTAGAGTTTGCTGGCTTTTCTGGagacaag gaattTGGCATCTCTCAGCTGTACACGGGTGCCACCTCTCATACCCTGCGCTCCATGCTGTGCGCCCTCCTCCTGCTTTGTTTCTACACCTTCCTCTCCTTTATTTTAG GTACTGGAGAGGGGGAGGTGGAAGAGGCAGAGCGACTATTGAAGCCATTTCGACTGCGATACCCACGG GGAGCGATTTTCCTCTTCTTTGCAGGTCGAGCCGAAGAAATAAAGGGCAACATTGAtgag GCGGTGGCGCTGTTTGAGGACGGCTGTAAGGCCCAGCAGGCCTGGAAACAGTTTCATCACATGTGCTACTGGGAGCTGATGTGGTGCTTCACATTTAAGAAGCACTGGAAGATGGCGTATTTCTACGCAGACCTGCTCAGCCAGGAGAGCCGCTGGTCTAAG gccATGTACGTGTACATGAAGGCAGCTTATCTCAGCATGCTTCCAGACACAGAATCAAGGCCGTTTGGGGATAATGAAGTGGATCTCTTTAG ACAGGTACCAACATACAGACAGAAGATAGCAGGTAAATCTCCACCCACAGAGAAGTTTGCCATTCGTAAAGCGAGACGGTACAAAGCTAGCAATCCAATCAGACTTCCTGTGCCTGTGCTT GAGATGATGTACATGTGGAATGGTTTCTCCATGATCAGCAAACAGCCTGAGCTGACGGAGGGCATGATGGAGACGCTGGTAGAAGCAGAGCGCACCCTTCAGGCAGCTCCAG AGAATGAGTACTCTGTGGATGACACGTGTGTGATCCTGCTTCTGAAAGGCCTGTGTCTGAAGAACCAAGGCCAGACGCAGGCGGCAGAGGACTGTTTCAAACAG TGA
- the LOC127951834 gene encoding tetraspanin-1, whose protein sequence is MGCFGFLKSVMFLFNGIIFVAGAAILGVGIWVKVDSGSVLSFLQKIQGAPGELGKVLNVGYLLIAVGAVLLVLGFLGCCGAIKESRCMLLLFFIIILIVFIVEVAGAIVLLAFKPQAENLIKQMESEVVKSLKYDYWENVDVTGLWNTTMSTLKCCGFNNYTDFTNSEFMNNTKSYPAQCCNKAPCDQKTALDSNIQGCFPALKKLVDDNSVIIIAVALGIAALELVAMIVSMILYNRIGSKQA, encoded by the exons ATGGGTTGCTTTGGATTTTTGAAATCAGTGATGTTTCTCTTCAATGGTATCATCTTT GTGGCAGGAGCAGCTATTCTGGGAGTGGGGATCTGGGTGAAGGTTGACAGTGGGTCGGTCCTGAGCTTTCTGCAGAAAATACAAGGAGCCCCAGGTGAGCTGGGGAAGGTGTTGAACGTGGGATACCTCCTCATCGCAGTGGGTGCTGTGCTGCTCGTCCTGGGCTTCCTGGGCTGCTGTGGAGCGATCAAAGAAAGCAGGTGTATGCTGCTGCTG TTCTTCATCATTATTCTGATTGTGTTCATTGTTGAAGTCGCTGGAGCGATCGTGCTGCTGGCCTTTAAGCCTCAG GCTGAAAACCTGATAAAACAGATGGAAAGCGAAGTTGTGAAAAGCCTCAAATACGATTATTGGGAAAATGTGGACGTCACTGGACTGTGGAACACGACCATGTCCACG CTGAAGTGCTGTGGATTCAACAACTATACAGATTTCACAAATTCTGAATTTATGAACAACACCAAGAGTTACCCAGCTCAGTGCTGTAATAAAGCTCCGTGCGATCAGAAAACAGCTTTAGATTCG AATATACAAGGTTGTTTCCCAGCCCTGAAGAAGCTGGTAGATGATAATTCAGTTATCATCATAGCTGTAGCACTGGGGATCGCTGCTCTTGAG CTTGTAGCGATGATTGTCTCCATGATCCTGTATAATAGAATAGGATCAAAACAGGCTTGA